CAGTAATGTCAGCAGATTGTTCAGCGCTTGACTCATAGTCGTCCTCAATAAAACACCACAGCGAAAGATAGGTTGATTATACCCAAAATAATTCGAGTTGCAGGAAGGCGGCAAGCGAGAGAATCCCCAGGAGCTTACTCAAGTAAGTGACTGGGGTGAACGAACGCAGCCAACGCACATGCAACTTGAATTATGACGGGTATATAACGGAAAAAGGAAAGTGGTCCGATGGGTGCAATAATCTGAATAATCGGCTGAAACCAGGCATATATAAGTGATTTGTGCCACACTTAGTCACGTTATGTTTTTGTTAACGACCCGCTGGTGGGATCGATCCCGCTGGTGCATTGATGATAAGGAGAACTCAATGAAACTCGTGCACATGTTAAGTGGTTTAGCGGTAGCGGTTGCTCTGTCTGCTTGTGCAGATAAAAGTGCTGATATTCAGACGCCAGCGCCAAACCCAAATGCCGCCGGGGCGACGACGCAGCCAACCATGCAGCAGCCTAATGTTTCCGGTACGGTGTGGATTCGCCAGAAAGTAGCGCTGCCGCCGGATGCGGTATTAACGGTTACTCTGTCCGATGCTTCTCTGGCCGATGCGCCGTCAAAAGTGCTGTCGCAGAAAGCGGTTCGTACAGAAGGCAAACAGGCGCCGTTCAGCTTCGTGCTGCCGTTTAATCCGGCAGACATTCAGCCTAAAGCGCGAATCTTGCTGAGTGCGGCAATTACCGTGAATGACAAACTGGTGTTTATCACCGATACGGTACAACCGGTGATTAATGAGGGCGGGACCAAAGCCGACCTGACGCTGGTTCCGGTTCAGCAGACTGCCGTACCGATGCAGCAGGGCGGTGGTGCTGCGACGACGGTTCCGTCAACGTCGCCAACGCAGGTGAGCCCGTCTTCTGCGGTTCCAGCTCCGACCAAATACTAAGCATGACCTTTGCCCTCTCCTCACCGGGGAGGGCTAATAATCCCACCGATACTTTTGCATATCAATCTTGCCCTTACCCGATACCTGCACGCCTTCAGACAGCAATGCCTGGCGCTGACGCTGTAAATCCGGGCCAGTAAGGGAAATTTCACCGTGACGATTCACCACCCGGTACCAGGGCAGCGTGCTGCCTTCCGGCAGACGTTTCAGTACGCCGCCAACCTGACGCGCTGCACGCGGGGAGCCAGCAAGGCGCGCCACATCGCCGTAGGTCGTGACATAACCTTCCGGAATCGAGGCAATAATCTGCCACACCCGCTGGGGAAAAGAGTCGTGTTCATCCACGGATAAACTCCTGCTGAAGAGTGCGCAAAGAACCCGTGCGGGAACATGCGCGAAAGTGGCTGGTCTAAGTAAGACAGGCATAATACCTGATTATTTTCGCGGTTTGCGCAATAAACCAGCATCCGGTCATGGTTAACTTGCAATTGCGATCCTGTGCAGTGATAATGCGGCAGCGCGTTGGGTAACAGCCAACGCTCTCAATGGGGGCTCTGTTGGTTCTCCCGCAACACTACTCTGTTTACCAGGTCAGATCCGGAAGGAAGCAGCCAAGGCAGATGACGTGTGTGCCGGGATGTAGCTGGCAGGGCCCCCACCCATTTCTGCCTTCCAAACTTTTCCACTTGCTCAAAACCCTCTGCTCGCTTCTCTTCAGAATTATATCCCTGAATATAAAGTGGATATGTAATATATCGTTCATTGTACTGAAATAATATTGTCATAAACCTGTAATAATAGACTGGCAAATTAATCTTGGGGTGTTTTTATTAACCCATAAGCAAAAAATATATAAGTGGATTGCACTGCTAACTTCGTGTATTAAATAAATAACTTATTCCGAAGGGAAGTGACAAACATGGGCACTGCCGTATTAAACGTTAAAATTGATGAAGCGCTAAAAGAAAGACTTCGCCATTATGCTGAAGTGAATAACGAGAATCTAAGCGTGACGACAGAAAAACTGCTGTTGCTGGCATTTGAAGCAGCAGAAGAGGCGGGAGTATCGGAAGAGGATATCGATAATCAACATACGGAAGAAGAGAGTGTAACTCCATTTACTCCTAAAGAAATCAAGGCACTACGCAAAATTCTGAAGAAGAGAAAATGAAACAACAACTGTCTACTGCCAACGACTACAAAGAGGCTTGCGACCTGCTTCGTTCAGGCTATGTGAAACATGTACGTCTTGGCTGGAATGTAGGAAGTGATGAGTTCTTTCGCATTGCGTCTGACTGGTGTGATACGGGCGCAAAAATAAAGAAAGAAGGAGAAAATTTTGTTATTTCTCTGAAAGGTTTTCCGATTCCTCCTCAACACTGATGACAAACCTGTGAAAACTGCTGACTGCACCTCTGCAGCCAGCAGTTTTTATTTCTTATACCCGTCATTCTTCAAGCTGCAAGTGCGTTGGCTGCACTCGCTCACCCCAGTCACTTACTTGAGTAAGCTCCTGGGGATTCTCTCTTTTGCCGCCTTCATGCAACTTGAATTATTTTGGGTATGAATTCTATATAACGCCACGTTTTAAAAAACTGTCGCTTTTATTCAATGTGGTCCATAAGGGTTTAATTCGAAGCAGCGCATTTTCAAGCTCTGCCGAATCCATTGAGAAGGGCATTCGCAGATAGCGATCAAACGCCCCCGAAAGGCCAAATCGCGTTCCGGTTCCCAGATGAATGCCCAGCGTCTCTGCCCGCGCGCCCAATTGCGTTGCCACCATTCCCGGCAATTCTACCCAATACGACAGCCCGCCTTCAGGCTCGTGAAAACGCCAGTCGGGAAAATGCTCGCGCATTAATGCACTGCAACGATTGCGGCGTTCCGTCAACATCTGGCGTCGTGCCGGGAGAAAAGAGGCGGAATTTTCAATTAACCACAGCGTCGCCAGCTGTTCCAGTAACGGTGAGCCGAGATCGAGGGTATCGCGCGTTTGGGCAAGCGTGGCAATGGTGCGCGACGACGCGCGAATCCATCCCAGTCTCAAGCCCCCCCAAAAACTTTTACCCGCTGAACCTAGCGTAATGACGTTTGCCTGCGGATTAAATGCGGCAAGCGGCGGCGGGGGAGGTGCATCAAACCACAGATCCACCATCGTTTCATCAACGACCAGCGTGGTACGGGTTTGCGCAGCAATTGCAGTCATTTTCTTGCGGGTCGCGACATCCATGCAACGCCCGGTAGGGTTATGGAAATCCGGCATTAGATACGCCAGACGCGGCGCGGTTTGCGCCAGTGTTGCTGCAAAGCCGTCGGTATCCCAGCCCGATTCCGGGAGCGCCACGCCGACGGGGCGGCAAGACGCACCCTGTATCGCCGCAATCGCCAGCGGATAGGTGGGATGATCCACCACCACCCGATCGCCTGGGCCGGTGAGCATCCGCAGTACCAGCGCAAAACCGCTGACGGCCCCGTTGACCACCATGATTTCGTCCGCCCGCGTCGGCAATCCGCGTGAGCAATAGCGCTCGGCAAGGGCTTCTCGCAGTGCTGGCAAACCTAACTGATCGTATCCCGTTTGTGAAAGATGCTGAGTCATGGCGGTGAGCGCGTGGGTGTATGCCTGATGGATTTCAGGACCGGCACTGAGCGCGGCGGTCGAGAGATCCAGCGCCACGCTCGCCGCCGCTCGCGTTGGAACGGCATGACTGTCCGGAAGAATGACGCGTGAACCGCTGCCGTGGCGACTTTCCAGATAGCCCGCATCGCGCAGATGCGCCAGCGCGCTACCGATTGTCGTGCGACTCACTGTAAGCGTCGTAGCCAGTTCACGTTCGCCGGGTAGACGCGTATCAAGAGCCAACCGCCCATCGAGGATCAGCAGGCGCAGCGCGTCGGCCAACTGACGCCAGAGCGGAGTGCGGGAAGAAGGCTGTTGCCAGTGGCCAAGCAGGCGCACCAAAGACTGACTACCAAAGCGACGAGATGACATGTGCAGTCCACTATTTGAAAACTGGACATTAATCATAAAGCCATTTTCAGCCAGGATGAAAGCATAACCTGCTGGAGAAAAATAATGCTGCGTCGCTTACTGCAACTTTACGTCGGACTGAGCTTTTACGGGCTTTCTACTGCCATGTTCGTCCGTGCCGATCTCGGTGCCGATCCGTGGAACGTGTTTCACCTGGGCGTTGCCAGACTGCTGGCAATGGATATCGGCACGGTGATGATTTTAACCGGTGCGCTGGTTCTGCTGTTCTGGATCCCGCTGCGCCAGCGTCCGGGGCTTGGGACCATCAGCAACGTGATTGTCGTTGGCCTGGCCGCCGATGCCGCACTGTCGTTGCTGCCTGAAATGAGCTCGCTAGTGGCCCGAAGCGTATTGCTAATCTCCGCCGTGGTGGTGAATGCTCTGGCAACCGGAATGTACATCGGCGCAGGGTTTGGCTCCGGCCCGCGCGATGGCCTGATGACCGGAATAAACGCGCGCACCGGTTGGTCGGTACGCAGCGTGCGCACCGCGATTGAAGTCACAGTCTTGCTGATTGGCTGCGTGCTCGGCGGCACCTTCGGGGTCGGAACGGTGCTGTACGCACTGACTATTGGGCCGCTGATTCAGATCTGCCTGCCGTGGTTTCGTCACAAGCCGCAGGTGACGGTTGCGCCGCAGTCGGAGCAAATTGTTTAATTTGCGAAGCGCTCACATGCTTTAACAAGCGGCCTGTGCCAGAATACCGGCAACTCCCGCTGCGATGTTGAAATATGAAAGCCATCACTCTGTATGACGTTGCCCGCCTGGCGGGCGTTTCCTATCAGACCGTTTCTCGCGTGATTAACGATGCAGAACACGTCTCCGCGCGCACCCGTGACAAGGTGCAGCAGGCGATGAGTGAACTGCATTACGTACCCAATCGCGGGGCGCAGCAGCTCGCCGGGAAACGCACCCGCACGCTGGGGTTGATCACCACCGATCTGGCGCTGCATGCGCCGTCGCAAATCGCCTCTGCGGTCAAATCCCGCGCGGGCGAGTGTGGCGCAAGCGTGTTGATCTCGATGGTGGAACATCCCGAACGTTGCCAGGCAGCACTTCAGGAACTGCTGGCCCAGCGCGTGGAAGGGTTGCTGGTTAACGTACCGCTCGACGATCGGGATGCCGAAAAAATACGCCAGCTGGCCGCGCCGGTGCCGGTGCTGTTTTTTGATGTTTCCCCTGAAGCAAAAGTGCATCGCCTGGCCTTTGATGCGCAGCAGGGCGCGACGCTGGGCGCGGAGCATTTGCTGTCGCTTGGGCATCGAAAAATTGCCTTGCTCAGCGGGCCAGAAAGTTCCGTTTCATCACGCGCGCGTCTCGCGGGATGGCAAGCGAGGCTGGCGCAGGACAATATTATTCCTTGTGCGATTGCTCACGGCGACTGGAGCGCGGCGTCCGGGTATGAGAAAGGCCATCAGTTGCTGGCGGGGAACGCGTTACCCGATGCCATTCTGGTGGCGAACGATCAGATGGCGCTGGGTGTGATGCGCGCCTGCGCCGAAAAAGGCGTGGCCGTACCTGGGCAGATTTCGATTGTGGGATTTGATGACACCGCCGATAGCGCATGGTTTTCTCCGCCGCTGACCACCGTTCGCCAGGCGTTTCGCGAGGCCGGAGAGCGCAGCGTCGAGTGGCTCCTTTCTGAATCAGCGGACGGTCTCTGGCAGGTGCAGCTTCCGGTCACGCTGGTGGAGCGTCACTCCAGCGCGCGCCACGCCCCGCAGCAGGCCGATCGTGAAGCGCTGGCGCAGCAGCTGAAATCTCTGGCGCTGATGGCCGAGCAGCTGGCGCGGCAATAATCCTTTTGTGATCGGCCTCGCTTTGCGGGATTCCGATCCTTTACCGGATCTTATCACCAGGGCATTGTGATTAAAATTGTGAGCGCTTCGCAACGAGGTCTATATGTCTGCTTTATCCCTGCCATCTCTCAAATCTGTTTTAGCTCGCCGTGACTGGGAAAACCCCGGCGTCACGCAGTGGCATCGTCTGCCTGCTCATGCGCCGTTTCGCAGCTGGCGCGATGAAGTTCAGGCGCGTGATGAGGAAAACCCTTCTTATAAACGGTCGCTGAACGGTGACTGGCAGTTCAGCTTTTTCACTGCTCCTGAAGAAGTTCCTGACGAATGGATCATGGAAGATACGGTGAATGCAATCGCCACGCCGGTGCCATCTAACTGGCAGATGCAGGGCTTCGATACGCCGATTTATACCAATGTCACTTATCCGATTATCGTCAATCCTCCCTTTGTGCCAACTGAGAACCCCACGGGTTGTTACTCGCTCACATTTGAGGTGGATGAGCAGTGGCTGGAGAGTGGACAAACGCGCATCGTTTTTGACGGGGTGAACTCGGCGTTTTATCTCTGGTGTAACGGCGAGTGGGTGGGGTACTCCCAGGACAGCCGGCTGCCTGCCGAGTTCGATCTCACCGCTATGTTGAAACCGGGCAGCAACCGTCTGGCGGTGATGGTGCTGCGCTGGTGTGACGGAAGCTATCTGGAAGATCAGGATATGTGGCGCATGAGCGGTATTTTCCGCGACGTGTCGTTGCAGCATAAACCGCAAACTCACATCGCTGATTATCACCACGTCACCGAGCTGAATGCCGATTACGATCGCGCAAAATTGCAGGTAGAAGTCTCGCTTGGCGGAGAAAAATTTGCCGACTGCGAAGTCGCGCTGACACTCTGGCAGGGCGACGATTCGATTGCCACAACCTCCGCCCGCCCCGGCTCTGCGGTTGTTGATGAACGCGGCAACTGGGTTGAACGATTAAGTGTTTCTATTCCCGTTGAAAAACCGGCGCTGTGGAGTGCCGAAGTTCCCGCGCTGTACCGCTTAACGATCGCACTGCGCGACGGACAGGGGAACTTGCTGGAAGTGGAGGCCTGCGATGTCGGCTTCCGCCGCGTGGAAATCAGTAACGGCCTGCTGAAGGTTAACGGTCAGCCGCTGTTGATCCGAGGGGTGAATCGCCACGAGCATCATCCTGAAAACGGCCAGGTGATGGATGAAGCCACCCTGCGCCGCGACATCGAACTGATGAAACAGCACAACTTTAACGCCGTGCGCTGTTCGCACTACCCTAACCATCCGCTGTGGTACACACTTTGCGACCGCTACGGCCTGTACGTAGTGGATGAGGCAAACATCGAAACCCACGGCATGGTGCCGATGAGCCGTCTGGCGGACGATCCGCGCTGGCTACCGGCCATGAGCGAGCGCGTGACGCGCATGGTGCAGCGCGACCGCAATCATCCGTCGATCATTATCTGGTCGCTGGGCAACGAGTCTGGCCACGGCGCGAATCACGATGCCCTGTATCGCTGGATAAAAACCACCGACCCGACGCGTCCCGTTCAATATGAAGGCGGCGGGGCAAACACCGCCGCGACGGATATCGTCTGCCCGATGTACGCCCGTGTCGATCAGGATCAGCCGTTCCCGGCGGTACCCAAATGGTCGATTAAGAAATGGATCGGCATGCCGGACGAGACACGCCCGCTGATTCTGTGCGAGTACGCCCACGCGATGGGCAACAGCTTTGGCGGGTTTTCCAAATACTGGCAGGCGTTCCGTAGCCATCCGCGTCTGCAGGGCGGATTCGTCTGGGACTGGGTGGATCAGGCGCTGACCAAAAAAGATGACAACGGCCAGACATTCTGGGCCTACGGCGGTGATTTTGGTGATAAGCCTAATGACCGTCAGTTTTGCCTGAACGGACTGGTGTTCCCGGATCGTACCCCGCATCCGGCTTTGTTTGAGGCCCAGCGTGCACAGCAATTTTTCACCTTCACCCAGGTGAGCACTTCGCCGCTGGTGGTGGAAGTACATAGCGATTACCTGTTCCGTCAGACCGACAACGAATCCCTGTGCTGGAATATCATGCGCGACGGCGAGGCGCTGGCGAGTGGCGAAGTCGTGCTGTCGATTGCGCCGCAGGGCACGCAGCGTATTGAGATTGCCCTGCCGGAAATCACCCCTGCAGAGGGAGAAGTTTGGCTGAATCTTGACGTTTTCCAGACGGCGGCAACGAGCTGGTCGCCAGCCCGTCATCGCTGCGCCTGGGATCAATTCCCTCTGCCCGCGCCGCTTTATATTGCACCGCCTGTCATCGGAAAGGTCAAACCGGAGCTGACGGTCAAAGATGACGCGCTGGAAATCACCCATCAGGGACAGCGCTGGCAGTTTGATCGCACTAGCGGGGATCTCGCCCAGTGGTGGAATAACGGCACAGCAACGCTGCGCTCGCCGCTTGTCGACAACTTTACCCGCGCGCCGCTGGATAATGATATTGGCGTCAGCGAAGCGACGCGCATCGATCCGAATGCCTGGGTAGAACGCTGGAAAGCGGCGGGCATGTACAATCTGACGCCGCGCCTGTTGCAATGCGAGGCGGAACAGCGCTCGCATGAAGTGGCAATCTTCACCCTGCACGCCTGGGAGTTCAATGGCAACGTGCTGTTCCTGAGTCGGAAAATCTGGACGGTAGACAGCAGCGGTGTATTGCACGGCGATGTGCAAATTCAGGTGGCGGGCGATATCCCGGAACCGGCGCGTATCGGTTTGAGCTGCCAGCTGACAGACGCACCGCAGTCCGCAAGCTGGCTGGGCCTCGGGCCAGAGGAAAACTATCCGGACAGAAAACTGGCCGCACGTCAGGGGCGCTGGACGCTGCCGCTCGACGCGCTGCATACGCCGTACATCTTCCCGACGGAAAATGGCCTGCGCTGCAATACACGCGAACTGGCATTTGGCGATCATCAGTTGCGAGGTCAGTTCCACTTCTCGCTCAGCCGCTACAGCCAGCAGCAGCTGCGTGAGACGACTCATCACCATTTACTGGAAGCGGAGCCGGGCTGTTGGCTGAACATCGATGCGTTCCATATGGGCGTGGGCGGTGATGACTCCTGGAGCCCGAGCGTGTCGGCGGAGTTTATCCTGCCGCACAGGGAACTGCGTTACGCGTTTAGCTGGCGACAGGACTAAACTTAACCTCGTTATATGCGGCCACACGGGTGGTCGCATTATCACTTCGGAGGTTTGACTCATGAAGTATGTCGATGGTTTTGTGGTCGCTGTTCCTGCGGAAAATAAGGAGGCTTACCGCGCGATGGCAGCAAAAGCGGCCCCGTTGTTCAAAGAGTTTGGTGCGATACGGATCGTGGAGTGCTGGGCCGACGATGTGCCCGATGGAAAGCTGACCGATTTTCGCATGGCGGTAAAAGCCGAAGAGGGCGAAGAGGTGGTCTTTAGCTGGATTGAATATCCGTCGAAAGCCGTTCGCGATGAGGCGAATAAAAAGCTGATGTCCGACCCGCGTATGAAAGAGTTCGGCGAGTCGATGCCTTTTGACGGCAAACGGATGATCTACGGTGGATTTGCGCCGCTGCTGGACGAGTAATCGCAGCGCCCGGCGAGACTGGCCGGGCTTTTACTCTGGATCGAGATTAATCTCCGCCCACATGATGAACTCCACTTTAGATAGCGCTTTACTGTAAAGCCACCCCTGCCCGTACTGCACGCCGTGACGGCGCAGCCACTCCAGCTGCCCTTCCGTTTCAATCCCTTCGGCGACCATCGCCATGTTCAGTGATTTTGCCATCTCGATAATGTGCGGCGTGACGTTTTTATACTCCAGCGCATCCACGAAAGATTTGTCGATCTTGAGCGTATCCACGTCGAGATCCTGCAAATAGCTGAGGCTGGAATACCCGGTGCCGAAATCGTCGATATAGACTGGATGCCCGGAACGGCGCAGGCTGGCCACGGCCGGGGCGCTGATTTTCGGGTCGGCAAAGCCGCGCTCGGTCAGTTCCAGTGCAATCTGCTGCGGTTTGATTTTCCAGTGGTTCAGGAGACGGCTCAGCAACGACGGCAGTTCATCGCAGAACAGATCCGCCGGAGAGAGGTTGATGGAAATATGCTGATCCGGATAGTGGCGCAGCCATTCGCCCATATCCTCAAATACTTTCTCGACAACCAGCCGGGTGAGGCGGGTAGTGAGTCCTGTTTGCTCCGCCAGTGGGATAAAAATGTTGGGTGATAACATGCTGCCATCCGGCTGCGGCCAGCGCACGAGGGCTTCGGCACCGGTGATCTTTCCGCTATCCAGCGCCACAATCGGCTGATAGTGCACCACCAGTTCGCGCGCGTTGATTGCATCCAGCAGGCGATAGCGTGGAGATTGCAGACGACGCAATACGCGCATGATAAACGCGGCAGCCATAATGCTGATTAACGCGCCAAAGGGCAGCCAGAACAGCAGTTGCCGGTGCCAACTCTCTTTTAACGGCTCAAGAGACGCCCAGGTGACCACGGCGTAGCGCAGCTCCGGCACGTCTTTCACCACGTACATTGACCCTTTATGCTGAAGTTGCGTGAGGCGTTCGTCGTGGAGCTGACGCCAGACATCCAGTTTCAGCGGGTTACTGCTGGCGAAAACCACATTGCTGTCTTCCCCGACCAGGGCAGCTTCAATGGGCCAGGTGCCAAAAGGGATCACGTCAATCAGGGAGGCCGGGTCGATCACTACCATGTAGTGACCCTTTCCCAACACCAGCATAAAACGCTTAAAGCCCAGATCGTTTTGTTGCGTCAGCCAGGCGCTGTAGCCATCGACGGTGACGCGCGCTGGCGGCGGGAAGCGGGCGGCGTTGCTGACCTGTTCGAGCGAAGAGCAGACGGGTTTTTGGTCATCAACATACATCACCTCCTGCACATAGCGCAGGGAATAAGCCACCCGGCGCATCTGTAGCAGATGTTCGTGGCTGCAGGGGACGTCCTGAAATTCGTTGAGTTGGTTGAGCGCCATTTTGCCCTGGCCTACCACGCGCTCGGCGCGGATCAGCACGCGTTCGGAATAACGGTCCAACGCTTCGACAAAAGTATCTTCCGCCTGGCGATGGGCCAGCCAGACGCTCAGGCAGATGGGGATAAGCACCGCAATGATCAGAACACCAGTCACCAGGCTGACCAAATGGCGAGTTGTCATACTCGTGTTTCCTTTCTGATGTGCTGATTTAAATTACCGTGGAATGATAATCTTATAGTATGCGGCAGAGTTTGATTTC
Above is a window of Lelliottia jeotgali DNA encoding:
- a CDS encoding Glycoprotein-polysaccharide metabolism, which codes for MKLVHMLSGLAVAVALSACADKSADIQTPAPNPNAAGATTQPTMQQPNVSGTVWIRQKVALPPDAVLTVTLSDASLADAPSKVLSQKAVRTEGKQAPFSFVLPFNPADIQPKARILLSAAITVNDKLVFITDTVQPVINEGGTKADLTLVPVQQTAVPMQQGGGAATTVPSTSPTQVSPSSAVPAPTKY
- a CDS encoding methylated-DNA--protein-cysteine methyltransferase-related protein — encoded protein: MPVLLRPATFAHVPARVLCALFSRSLSVDEHDSFPQRVWQIIASIPEGYVTTYGDVARLAGSPRAARQVGGVLKRLPEGSTLPWYRVVNRHGEISLTGPDLQRQRQALLSEGVQVSGKGKIDMQKYRWDY
- a CDS encoding transcriptional regulator, GntR family; translation: MSSRRFGSQSLVRLLGHWQQPSSRTPLWRQLADALRLLILDGRLALDTRLPGERELATTLTVSRTTIGSALAHLRDAGYLESRHGSGSRVILPDSHAVPTRAAASVALDLSTAALSAGPEIHQAYTHALTAMTQHLSQTGYDQLGLPALREALAERYCSRGLPTRADEIMVVNGAVSGFALVLRMLTGPGDRVVVDHPTYPLAIAAIQGASCRPVGVALPESGWDTDGFAATLAQTAPRLAYLMPDFHNPTGRCMDVATRKKMTAIAAQTRTTLVVDETMVDLWFDAPPPPPLAAFNPQANVITLGSAGKSFWGGLRLGWIRASSRTIATLAQTRDTLDLGSPLLEQLATLWLIENSASFLPARRQMLTERRNRCSALMREHFPDWRFHEPEGGLSYWVELPGMVATQLGARAETLGIHLGTGTRFGLSGAFDRYLRMPFSMDSAELENALLRIKPLWTTLNKSDSFLKRGVI
- a CDS encoding membrane protein, whose protein sequence is MLRRLLQLYVGLSFYGLSTAMFVRADLGADPWNVFHLGVARLLAMDIGTVMILTGALVLLFWIPLRQRPGLGTISNVIVVGLAADAALSLLPEMSSLVARSVLLISAVVVNALATGMYIGAGFGSGPRDGLMTGINARTGWSVRSVRTAIEVTVLLIGCVLGGTFGVGTVLYALTIGPLIQICLPWFRHKPQVTVAPQSEQIV
- a CDS encoding Transcriptional repressor of the lac operon — protein: MSELHYVPNRGAQQLAGKRTRTLGLITTDLALHAPSQIASAVKSRAGECGASVLISMVEHPERCQAALQELLAQRVEGLLVNVPLDDRDAEKIRQLAAPVPVLFFDVSPEAKVHRLAFDAQQGATLGAEHLLSLGHRKIALLSGPESSVSSRARLAGWQARLAQDNIIPCAIAHGDWSAASGYEKGHQLLAGNALPDAILVANDQMALGVMRACAEKGVAVPGQISIVGFDDTADSAWFSPPLTTVRQAFREAGERSVEWLLSESADGLWQVQLPVTLVERHSSARHAPQQADREALAQQLKSLALMAEQLARQ
- a CDS encoding Beta-galactosidase, yielding MSALSLPSLKSVLARRDWENPGVTQWHRLPAHAPFRSWRDEVQARDEENPSYKRSLNGDWQFSFFTAPEEVPDEWIMEDTVNAIATPVPSNWQMQGFDTPIYTNVTYPIIVNPPFVPTENPTGCYSLTFEVDEQWLESGQTRIVFDGVNSAFYLWCNGEWVGYSQDSRLPAEFDLTAMLKPGSNRLAVMVLRWCDGSYLEDQDMWRMSGIFRDVSLQHKPQTHIADYHHVTELNADYDRAKLQVEVSLGGEKFADCEVALTLWQGDDSIATTSARPGSAVVDERGNWVERLSVSIPVEKPALWSAEVPALYRLTIALRDGQGNLLEVEACDVGFRRVEISNGLLKVNGQPLLIRGVNRHEHHPENGQVMDEATLRRDIELMKQHNFNAVRCSHYPNHPLWYTLCDRYGLYVVDEANIETHGMVPMSRLADDPRWLPAMSERVTRMVQRDRNHPSIIIWSLGNESGHGANHDALYRWIKTTDPTRPVQYEGGGANTAATDIVCPMYARVDQDQPFPAVPKWSIKKWIGMPDETRPLILCEYAHAMGNSFGGFSKYWQAFRSHPRLQGGFVWDWVDQALTKKDDNGQTFWAYGGDFGDKPNDRQFCLNGLVFPDRTPHPALFEAQRAQQFFTFTQVSTSPLVVEVHSDYLFRQTDNESLCWNIMRDGEALASGEVVLSIAPQGTQRIEIALPEITPAEGEVWLNLDVFQTAATSWSPARHRCAWDQFPLPAPLYIAPPVIGKVKPELTVKDDALEITHQGQRWQFDRTSGDLAQWWNNGTATLRSPLVDNFTRAPLDNDIGVSEATRIDPNAWVERWKAAGMYNLTPRLLQCEAEQRSHEVAIFTLHAWEFNGNVLFLSRKIWTVDSSGVLHGDVQIQVAGDIPEPARIGLSCQLTDAPQSASWLGLGPEENYPDRKLAARQGRWTLPLDALHTPYIFPTENGLRCNTRELAFGDHQLRGQFHFSLSRYSQQQLRETTHHHLLEAEPGCWLNIDAFHMGVGGDDSWSPSVSAEFILPHRELRYAFSWRQD
- a CDS encoding RNA signal recognition particle 4.5S RNA, whose amino-acid sequence is MAAKAAPLFKEFGAIRIVECWADDVPDGKLTDFRMAVKAEEGEEVVFSWIEYPSKAVRDEANKKLMSDPRMKEFGESMPFDGKRMIYGGFAPLLDE